In Natronospira bacteriovora, the genomic stretch GCTGTGCCCGCCGGAGACCAGCAGGGCCAGGAAGGGAAACTCGGGCGGATCGTCTTCCAGCAAGGGCGCCAGCAGATGACCTTCCATGTGATGGACACCCAGCGAGGGCACGCCCCAGGCCCAGGCCAGGCTGCGTCCGAGGCTGGCGCCCACCAGCAGCGCCCCCACCAGACCGGGCCCGGCGGTGTAGGCGACTCCGTCAATGTCGGTCGGCCCGCAATCCGCCGCGGCCAGAGCCTCCCGCACCAGCGGGGCCAGCTTGCGGATGTGATCCCGGGAGGCCAACTCGGGCACGACACCGCCGTAGACGGCGTGGGCATCCACCTGGCTGTGGAGCACATGGGCCATCAGGCCACGCTCGCCGTCATAGACGGCGACGCCGCTTTCGTCGCAGGATGTTTCGATGCCCAGCACACGCATTGCAAATCCCCGGGAATGTCTATAAAATTGCGCGCCTTTCCCCGGCGCCGCCGTGTGTGCGCCAGGAAATCCAATTCAGAGGTGAGAGTTTACATGCCCAGCGTACGCGTCAAAGAGAACGAGCCCTTTGAAGTCGCTCTGCGCCGCTTCAAGCGTTCCTGCGAAAAAGCCGGTGTGCTGACCGAAGTCCGCCGCCGCGAACATTATGAGAAGCCGACCCAGGAACGCAAGCGCAAGCGCGCCGCCGCGGTGAAGCGCCACATGAAGAAGCTGTCCCGCGAAAAGGCCCGTCGCCAGCGCCCTTACTGAGGGCGTCTGACACCAGGACCGTTCGCCCGCCCGAACCACGGATGAGTGAGTTCGGGCCCCGGATTCCGCCCGCTTCGGATTGTCTGACCATGAGCCTGCGCAACCGCATTCAGGACGACATCAAGACCGCCATGCGCGAGAAGCAGCGTGAGCGGCTGGCCATTCTTCGCATGCTTTCGGCTGCCATCAAGCAGCGGGAAGTGGACGAGCGCATCGAGCTGAGTGAAGCCGACATCACCGCCGTGCTGGAGAAGATGGTCAAGCAGCGGCGGGAATCCATCCGTCAGTACGAGGAAGGTGGCCGCAGCGACCTGGCCGAGAAGGAAGCGGCGGAAATCGTCGTGCTGGAAGAATACCTGCCCGAACCGCTGTCCGAAGACGAGCTCAACGGCCTGATCGACGCGGCCATCAAGGAAAGCGGGGCGGAATCCATGAAGGACATGGGCAAGGTCATGGGCCTGCTCAAGCCCCAGGTTCAGGGCCGTGCCGACATGGGTGCCGTCAGCCAGCAGATCAAGGCCCGCCTGAGCTGATCCCGCCTCCCGCCGGCGGCGAGCAGGCGGCCCAACGGCGACTCCCCCACTGCATTCGCTCACCGAGGCACCACCGTGCCGGCGGCCTGCTATATTCTGAGGACAGGCCCGGCGGGAGCCACCGTCGGCCGATATCCGTCCATCATTCATCCGGCGACCGGTGAGGGAGCATGGCCCGCATCCCCCAGCATTTCATCGACGAGCTGCTCGCCCGTACGGATATCGTCGACCTGATTGACGGCCGTGTCCCCCTCAAGAAGAAGGGCAGCGAGTACGCGGCCTGCTGCCCCTTCCACAGCGAGAAGACCCCCTCCTTCTACGTCGTTCCCGACAAGCAGTTCTACCACTGCTTCGGCTGCGGCGCCCACGGCACCGCCCTGAGCTTCCTGATGGAATACGACAACATGGAGTTCCGGGATGCCGTGCGGGAGCTGGCCGATGCCGCCGGACTGGAAGTGCCCGAGGACGATGACAGCGGCCCCGGGCCAGACCCGGATGGCGCCCTGCGCGAGGCCCTCGCCCACGCCGACCAGTGGTTCCGCCAGCAGCTCAAGCAATCGTCAGAAGCCAAGGCCTACCTGAAGGGGCGCGGCCTGTCCGGGCGCACGGCGGCGGATTTCGGCCTCGGCTACGCCCCGGAGGGGTGGAGTGGCCTGCTGGATACGGCGGCCAATGAGGCCCGTCGGGATGCCTTGCTCGCCACCGGCATGCTGATCCGCAATGACAGGGGCCGGGTCTATGACCGCTTCCGCGGCCGGGTCATGTTTCCCATCCGCGATACCCGCGGGCGCACCATCGCCTTTGGCGGCCGCATCATCGGCGAGGGCGAGCCCAAGTACCTCAACAGCCCCGAGCACCCCCTCTTTCACAAGGGCCAGGAGCTTTACGGCCTGTACGAGGCCCGCCAGGCCCTGCGGGACATTCCTCGCCTGCTGGTGGTGGAAGGCTATATGGACGTCATCGCCCTGGCGGATGCGGGCATCCACTGGGCGGTGGCGACCCTGGGCACCGCCGCCACACCCGACCATCTCAACAAGGCCTTTCGTACGGCCAATGAAGTGGTGTGCTGCTTCGACGGCGACAACGCCGGCCGCCGCGCGGCCTGGCGGGCACTGGAGAACGCCCTGCCAGTCCTCAGGACCGGTCGGGAACTGCGCTTTCTCTTCCTGCCGGAGGGCGAAGACCCGGATTCCATGGTGCACAAGGAGGGTCGCGAGGCCTTCGAGACCCGCGTGGCCTCGGCCACCACCCTGTCGCGCTGGCTGCGTGAGCGCCTGAGTGAGGGGCTTGCCCTGGACACGGCCGAAGGGCGGGCCGGGCTGGTTGCCCGGGCCCGGCCGCTTCTGGACAAGGTGCGTGACGAGGTCTACCGCAGCCTGCTGGCCGATGAACTGGCCGATGCCGCCGGGCTGGCTCCCGAACGCTGGGCCGCAATGCTCGCTCAGGGTGGAGAGCGGGCGGGCCCGAAAGACGCGGCGGCACGGCGTCAGGCCCAGCGCCCCCCGCGACCGGCCCTGCGCCTGACGCCGGTGCGCGAGGCCATTGCCCTGATCCTGCAGGCACCGCCTCTGGCCGCGGACATTCCCGATCGGGCCGCCCTGGCCCGACTGGACATCAAGGGCGTCAGCACCCTGAGCGAACTGATCGAACAGGCAGGCGAGACCGAGCTGACCACGGCCAGCCTGCTGGAACGCTGGCGCGACCGCCCTGAACACCCTCATCTCGCCCGACTGGCCGCTCACCCCATTCCCGGGGATGAAGACAGCCGGCGGGAAAGGCTGCTGGACATCATCCGACGCCTGATCGGCCCGCGAGCGGTGGAAGCCCGGCTGGAGGCCCTTTTGAAGCGGGAATCCGAATCCGGCCTCAATGCGGAGGAAAAGAGCGAACTCAAGGCGCTCTACCGGGCCAGACTGGAGCACCAGCGCACCGGCTGACGAACGGCGCAGGACTGCCGGGAAGCGAGACAGGACGGGAACTTGAAGCGGATTTGACTGCCTGAGAGAGAGGATTGGGCGCGAGGGAAAGCCCCGCTCCGACTGGAAAAAACGCGGAACGGCCGATATACTGGTCTGTTTCACTGCCCACGAAATCGGGCAGCCACCCTGAAGGCCTTACAGAGCGAACACTACCCGACTATGGCACAGGATCGCAAGAAGCAGCTGAAACGTCTGATCGCCGTCGGCAAGGAAAAGGGTTACCTGACCTACGCCGAAGTCAACGACGCCCTCCCGGACGACATCGTCGATCCCGAGCAGGTGGAAGACATCATCAACATGATCAACGACATGGGCATCGCCGTGCATGAAGTGGCGCCCGACTCGGATCAGCTGCTGATGTCGGATGCCGCCGTCTCACCGGACGAGGACGCCGCCGAGGAAGCCGCTGCTGCGCTGGCTGCCGTGGACAATGAGTTTGGCCGCACCACGGATCCCGTGCGCATGTACATGCGGGAGATGGGCTCGGTGGAGCTGCTCACCCGCGAAGGCGAGATCAAGATCGCCAAGCGCATCGAGGAAGGCCTGAACGAGGCGCTGGAAGCGCTGGCCCTCTTTCCCCGCGCCTCCACCCTGCTGCTGGCCGAGTTCGAAGCGCATCAGGAAGGTGAGGCCCGTCTGCCCGACATCCTGACCGGTTTCCGTGACCCGGACACCATGGAAGAGGAAGTGCTCAACAAGGGCGACGAGGACGAGGAAGAAGAGCCTCAGGACACCGGCCCCGACCCGGAAGAAGTGGAAAAGCGCATGGCCGCCCTGCGCCGCGCCCACGACAAGATGATCCGTGCCCTGAAGAAACACGGTCCGCAGGACGACAAGGCGCGTGAGCTGGTTCAGAAGAACGCCGAACGCTTCCTGGCCTTCAAGCTCAACGCCCGCTTCGTCGGCCGTGCAGCGGAAGAGCTGCGCGATGTCATGGTCCGGATTCGCAAGCTGGAACGGGAAATCATGCGCATCAGCGTCAAGGACGCCGGAATGCCGCGCAAGGAGTTCATCAAGTGCTTCCCGGACAATGAAACCTCCACCGACTGGCTGGATCGTCAGATCCGCGCCAAGCGCAAGTGGTCCTCCGGACTGAACCGCCACCGGGACGCCATCGTGCGGGTGAAGGAAGACCTCAAGACCCTGGAGGAAGAAACCTTCCTCAACATCGCCGATGTGAAGGAGATCAACCGGCGCATGTCCATTGGGGAGGCCAAGGCCCGTCGTGCCAAGAAGGAAATGGTCGAGGCCAACCTGCGCCTGGTGATTTCCATCGCCAAGAAGTACACCAACCGTGGCCTGCAATTCCTGGATCTGATCCAGGAGGGCAACATCGGCCTGATGAAGGCGGTGGACAAGTTCGAGTACCGGCGGGGTTACAAGTTTTCCACCTATGCCACCTGGTGGATCCGCCAGGCCATTACCCGCTCCATCGCCGACCAGGCCCGCACCATCCGCATTCCGGTGCACATGATCGAGACCATCAACAAGCTCAACCGGGTCTCGCGTCAGATGCTGCAGGAAATGGGTCGCGAGCCCCAGCCGGATGAACTGGCCGTGCGCATGGAAATGCCCGAGGAGAAGGTTCGCAAGGTGATGAAGATCGCCAAGGAACCCATCTCCATGGAAACCCCCATCGGTGATGACGAGGATTCTCACCTGGGGGATTTCATCGAGGATGTGACGGTGATCAGCCCGGTGGATTCCGCCACCGCCTTCGGCCTGCGCCAGGCCACCGGCAATGTGCTCGCCGGCCTCACGCCCCGCGAAGCCAAGGTGCTGCGCATGCGTTTCGGCATCGACATGAACACCGACCACACCCTGGAAGAAGTGGGCAAGCAGTTCGACGTCACCCGCGAACGCATCCGCCAGATCGAAGCCAAGGCCCTGCGCAAGCTTCGTCACCCGAGCCGTTCGGATCAGCTGCGGTCTTTCCTCGAAGACTGATTTCGGACTGATTCCGGCCGGGCGATCAAGGCCCCGGGGTTTTCAGAAACCCCGGGGCTTTTTTGTTTGCGTGAGGCCGAAAGGACGCCGCCTGTGCCCGCTGCCACGGCTCGGCATACCAATCGGGTACGGCCCCGGCGCCGTCGAGCAGACAGCCGGGTGCCAGCCAGGGGTAGAAATCCCGATAACTGATCACATTGCGTTCGTCCATGCGGTGATGAAACAGCTCGGGTGTGAACTCACCGGGATGACGCAGGCCAGTCACGGCCATCAACTCGAGCAGATGCGCGATGGTGTGTCGATGATAGCGGCAGACCCGTTCCGCCTTGTCGGGCACATTCAGGCCGCTGGTACGCAGGGGGTCCTGGGTGGCAACTCCGGTGGGACAACGGTTGGTTTCGCATTTGCGGGCCTGGATGCAGCCCAGGGCGAACATCATGCCGCGCGCCGAGTTGCACAGGTCGGCGCCGAGAGCAATGTTGCGCGCAATGTCAAAGGCCGAGATCACCTTGCCGGCGGCGATGAGGCGAATCCCGTCCCTGAGACCGGCACCATTGAGCGTGTTGTGGATGAATACCAGACCATCCCGCAGCGGCGCGCCGACGGAATTGGACAGCTCAAGCGGTGCCGCCCCCGTACCGCCTTCACTGCCATCGACGGTAATGAAATCCGGCTGAACTCCGGTCTCCAGCATGGCCTTCACCAGCGCCATGAATTCAACCCGGCGACCGAGGCAGAGCTTGATCCCCACCGGCTTGCCGCCCGAAAGCTCCCGCAGACTCTGCAGGAACTCCAGCAGACCGACCGGACTGTCAAATTCCGGATGGCAGCGCGGCGAAATGACATCCGTCCCCATGGCAACTCCACGGGCCTGGGCGATTTCACGGCTCAGCTTGCTGGCCGGCAGGATGCCACCACCGCCCGGCTTGGCACCCTGGGACAATTTGAGCTCGATCATGCGCACCTGCGCTTCCACCGCCTTGGCCCGAAACTGCTCGGGATCAAAACGGCCGTCCTCCCGACGACAGCCGAAATAGGCTGTGCCGATGCCCCAGACCAGGTCACCACCCCCCTCCCGATGATAGCGGCTGATGCCACCCTCACCGGTGTTGTGCGAGAAACCGCCCAGCCTCGCTCCGCGGTTGAGTGCCGCGATGGCGCGCCCTGACAAGGCACCAAAACTCATGGCCGAGATATTCAGGTGAGAGGACTGATACGGTTGACGGCAGGCAGCACCGCCGATGTGGACCCGCGGTTCGACCTGAAGGCGTTCCTCCGGCTGCATGGAGTGATTGAGCCAGTCATAGTTGCTGCCATAGACGTCCTGGATGGTTCCGAAGGGCAGAACGTCATTGACACCCTTGGCACGACGGTAGACCAGGGCGCGCTGTTCATGACTGAAGGGATAGCCGTCGCGGTCGGACTCGATCAGGTACTGTCGAAAATGATCACGAAAATCCTCGATCAGATAGCGACCGTGACCAATCAGGGGGAAGTTACGCAGCAGGGTGCGGCGGCGCTGGATCAGGTCATGGGCGATCACCAGCCACACGATCGCCAGCAGTGCCAGGGCCCACCAGCCGCTACCGCTTTGAACAGTGGCTGCGATAACAATGGCGCTCAGGGCAATGACGGTTGCGAGAATGAGGGTTTTGGCAGGCATGATCCGTCAGCTCCGGTTCCGATCCTGGGCTGACAGCATAACGAAGGCGGATGTCACTGGCGAGAAGGACATCCCTGTCCCGTGAGTGCATGAGCAAACCGGCCATAATCAGGGAGGCTGGCCGGAACCACCGTCAATCGATGGTGAAGTCAATCGTCTCGGTCAGGGTCGTTTCCACGGCGCGCCCATTGACGATGCGTGGCTGAAACTCCCAGCGTTCAACGGCGCGCTGGGCGCTGTTGTCGAAAACGGTGCCGGGGCTGGACTCGAGCACACGGACATTACGTGTCTTGCCATCGGTCCCCACCGTGAATTCCACAATGGCAAAGCCTTCAATTCGATTGCGGTAAGCCTGACCGGGATAACGCGGTGCCTCGATCAGAACCGGTTGAAGCTCGCGATTCTGTACATCGGTACTGGCTGCGGGCGTACGCGATGCTCCAGGCGCTTCATCCACCACACGCCGGTCGCTGCGGTCATCCCGGCTCGGGCGAATATCCATCTCGAGTGGAGCGTTTCCGGAGGAACCGAACGCCGGCTCCAGGGCAAAGTCACTACGATCCAGTCGCAGGCTTTCCCGATCCACGGACGGGCGTTCGCGCTCGCCACTGCGGCGCTCAATGCCGCGCAGGCCACCGGAACCCGGCGCACCGACGCGATAACTGCCCAGATCGGTGGAGGCCCCACTGGATCGACGTTGCTCAGAGCGCTCCTGACGTTCCTCTTCCTCTTCCGGTTCCACCGCCGCGGCGGCGGACAGGGAAAGCGAAAAGGCGATGGCGGCAGTCAGCAGCACGGGTGCTGTGGTCAGTCTGAAAGTACGATGTGTCATGGCATCCCCCTGGAAGGTAGCGACCGCCGGGTGACAATCACCCAATGTCAATATGGGCCAGCAACCCGCCCAGGTCAAACCTGAAGGGCTGGCAAATCGACTGACGGCCACAAAAGGCGGAAGACCGGCCGTTTCAGGGCCATTTTTCCCTCGTAACCACCGAATCCCCGGCTTCAACTCCTTTCAGCTGAGTTCGGCGGCAAATGCGCTTACACTACCCCCTCGAAACATTCCGCCCGATGACACTGACAGGAAGACCGACCATGCTTTCACGCCGACTTCTCATGATCACTCCAGCGGCGGCTGGAATGATCCTCATTGTGGCCTGTGGCGATACATCCCGGAGCGCCCCGGAACAGCTCATCAGCGAAGACAAACTGCACGAGCACATTGCCGTGCTGGCCTCGGACGGGTTTCAGGGCCGTGCGCCCGCCACGGAAGGCGGCAGGAAAACCGTCGCTTACCTGAGCGAGCAGCTCCAGGCCCTGCTGCTTGCCCCGGGCAATGAGGGACGCTACACCCAGACCGTCGACATGGTCTCTGTCCGACTGGGGCAGGAACCCGAACTGTCGCTGAGCGGTGATGGCTTTTCCCAAACGCTTCGCTACGGCGACGAGATGATGATCTGGAGCCCTCTCCAGGAATCCGACATCGAGGTCAGCGACAGTGAACTGGTCTTTGTCGGTTACGGCAGTGTGGCCCCGGAATATGACTGGGACGACTATGCCGGCCTTGATCTGGAAGGAAAGACCGTGGTCATGCTGGTCAATGACCCGGGATTTGCCAGTGGAGACGACGCGCTGTTCAACGGCCGCGCCATGACCTATTACGGCCGCTGGACCTACAAGTTCGAGGAAGCCGCCCGTCAGGGTGCCCGCGGGGCCCTGATCATTCATGAAGATGAAGCGGCGGGTTACGGCTGGGAAGTGGTCAGTGGCAGCTGGTCCGGCCCCCAACTGGCCCTGGATCATGACGGCGATGACCCGCAGCTTGCCCTGGAAGGCTGGCTGAGCCTTTCGGCGGCCGAGGCGCTTTTCGAGGCCAGCGGCCACGATCTGGATGCACTGCGCGAAGCCGCACGGCAGCCCGGCTTCGAAGCCGTTGCGCTCGACGCCCGGGCCAGAACGCGCCTGGAGAACCGCTTCGAACGCTCCCGCTCGGACAATGTCATCGCCTACCTGCCGGGCAGCAAGCGCCCCGACGAGGCCATCATCTTCACCGCCCACTGGGATCACCTGGGTGTGGACGAGGAAGACGACAGCCTGATCTACAACGGTGCCGTGGACAACGCCAGCGGCACCGCCGCCGTGCTGGAGCTGGCCCGCGTCTTTTCGGAAATGGACACCGCGCCGGAGCGCAGCATCGTCTTCCTGCTGGTCACGGCCGAGGAGCAGGGGCTGCTGGGTTCCCGCTTCTACGGGGAGAACCCGGTCTTTCCACTGTCAAAGACCGTGGCGGGCATCAACCTGGACAGCATGAACGTCTTTGGCCCGACACGTGATGTGACCGTGGTCGGCTATGGCAACTCGGCCCTGGATGAGCATCTGCGCCGTGCCGCCAAGGCCCAGGGTCGTCACCTGCGTCCGGAACCCCATCCAGAGCGGGGCTACTTCTATCGCTCCGACCATTTCAGCCTGGCGCGGCACGGCGTACCAGTGCTCTATCCGAACCCGGGGATCGACCACGTAGAACGCGGCGTCGAGTTCGGAGAAGCCTGGATGGCCGACTATCAGCAGAACCGCTATCACCGACCCGCTGATGAATATGACCCGGCCTGGGATCTCTCCGGACTGGCCCTGGATACGGCGCTGGTGATGCGGGTGGCCCTGGCGCTGGCCAACAGCAAGGACTGGCCGAACTGGCAGCAAGACAATGAATTTCGAGCCATTCGCGACGAAAGCCGACGGGCGGAGAAGAATCACTGACGGGAGGCGGGACAGGGATTGCCCCGGGGGCCTGGAATGGCGTTATATGTAAGGTGAGATGTGCCCGAGGGAATTGGGGGCGGGCACATCGGACATTCATTTTCGACCCGCGGGTCGTCAACGAGACAGCATTGCACTGGGGGAAGCGGGATGAACATCCTGGTTGTGGACCATTCCAAGGTCTTTCGCGCGCTCTGGCATCGGCTGGTACTGCAGGCCGGCCATGAACCCATCATGGTGGCCACGGGCGAGGAAGGCATGGAGGTGCTGGCCAAGCGGCGAGTGGATCTGGTCTGCGTTTCCCTCACCCTGCCGGATACCGATGGCATCGAGTTCTGCCGCCAGGCCCGCAAGACCCGGCGAGGCCGGCATGTGCCCTTGATCCTGCTCACTTCCACCGAAGACAAGCAGGCACGCATGGAGGCCTTCGAAGCCGGTGCCACGGATATTCATCCGAAAACCGACATTGAGGAACTGTTCAATCAGGCCGCCCGCTTCATCGAGGAAGACGAACGACGCATTTCCGGGCGCGTGCTGTACGTGGAAGACAGTTCCGTGGTGGCCCATGTCATGCTGCGCATTCTGGAACGCCTGGGCCTGGAGGTGGATCACTTCACCAGCGCCACCGAAGCCTATGAGGCTTTCGGCCAGCATGCCTACGACCTGGTGGTCAGCGACATTCTGGTGGAAGGGGAAATGAGCGGCATGGGCCTTGTCAGCCGTATTCGTGAGAAGTTTCCGGACAAGGCACGGGTTCCGATTCTGGCCGTCTCCGGCATGGATGACATCACGCGCCGAATGGAGCTGTTCCGCCTCGGCGTCAATGATTTCATTTCCAAGCCCGTGGTGGAGGAAGAGGTCATTGCCCGGGTGAGCAACCTGATCTCCAACAAGCAGCTCTTCGATCAGGTCCGCGCCCAGCGCCGGCATCTTTATGAACTGGCCATGATCGACCAGCTCACCGGCCTCTATAATCGCAATTCCCTGGCCGAGTTCGGCAACAAGGCCTTTGCCGAATCCAATCGGCACGATTTCCCCCTCAGTCTGATTCTCATCGACGTCGACCACTTCAAGCAGATCAATGACACCCATGGGCATTTGACAGGCGATGAAGTACTCGCCGCCGTGGGTGAAATGCTCAAGCAGAACTGCCGCAAGGAAGACTTTGCCGTTCGCTTCGGGGGCGAAGAGCTGATGCTGATCCTGCCCCACTGCAGCCTGGAGGACGCGATTGAGCGGGCGGAAGGACTGCGCCGGGAGATTCATGAGCTCAAGCCCTCCGGCATTGAACTGACAGCCAGTTTCGGTGTGACGTCACGACCGCTCGGTGTGGAAACGGCGATGGAAGAGCTGTTCCGGGTTGCCGACAAGGCCGTCTATCAGGCCAAGGATGCGGGCCGCAATCGGGTGGTGGCACTGCGGGCCGAGGATCACCCGGCCGAGGTCGCCAACGGCTGAATCACCCGCTTGCATGCCGGGGCGGCATCCCGTCGGCGGGTGTGGTAACTTCCCCTCTCCTCAAGGCAGCAGGGATCGGCACCGTCTCATGGATTCCCCGGACGATCAGGGCATCACCCGATTCGAAACACTGGCCGTTCATGAAGGTCGCCAGGTGGACCCGGTCAGCGGCGCGGTCACCCCCGCCATCCAGCCCAGTACCACCTTTGAACGCGACGCCGACGGCGGCTATTCCCGCGGGCATGTCTACAGCCGTCAGTCCAACCCCAACCGCCAGCAACTGGAAACCTGCCTGGCGGCCCTGGAGGGTGGTCAGTCCGCGCTCGCCTTCGCCTCCGGCAGCGCCGCCACCATGAGCATCCTGCAGCTGCTACGCCCCGGCGATCATGTGCTGATCACGGATGACGCCTACCACGGCAGTCGTCACCTGCTTGATACCCTGTTCCGGCAATGGGGTCTGCAGCACGACCGGGTGGACACCACGGACACGGAGGCGGTGGCAGCGGCAATCCGGCCGGATACCCGCCTTCTCTGGATCGAATCCCCATCCAACCCGCTGCAGGGTCTGAGTGACCTGGAGGCCCTGGGCGCACTGGCCAGCGAGCACGAGATCATCACCGTCTGCGACAACACCCTGGCCAGCCCGGTAGGCCAGAATCCACTCCGACACGGCATGGATCTGGTTTTGCACAGCAGCACCAAATATCTGGGTGGTCACAGTGATCTGCTGGGTGGCGCCGTCATCCACCGGGACAATTTCGCCCAGGCCCAGGCCCTGCGTGACATCCAGAGTGCGGGCGGTGCCGTTCCCTCCGCCTTTGATTGCTGGCTGCTCCTGCGCAGCCTGAGCACCTTGTCGGTGCGGGTTCGGGCGCAGGCCGACAGTGCCCGCACCCTGATGGAGCGCCTGGATGAACATCCGGCCGTGGAAACGGTCTTTCATGCCATGCATCCGAATCACCCGCACCGTGCGCGGGCAAAGCAATACCTGCGCGGTGGCGGTGCCCTGTTTGCCTTCACCGTGCGTGGAAAGGCCGATGACGCCATGCGCCTGGTGGCCGCAACGCGACTGTTTACTCGCGCCACCAGTCTGGGCGGCGTGGAAAGCCTGATCGAGCACCGGGCCTCCATCGAAGGGCCGGGTACACGAACACCGGACACGCTGGTGCGCCTGTCCATCGGACTCGAGCACGTGGAGGATCTCTGGGCCGATCTGCAACAGGCGCTCGAGCACATTCGAAAGGATTGATTCGATTTCTCCCCCGATCTGCAATGACATCTCAGTGAGGAATATTCATGACTGACATGAGAAAACGACTGGCTGCTATTGCGCTGGCCGGGCTGATGGCCCTGCCGGCGATGCTCGTCGCCGACGATAAGATCACCCTGGAACGCATCATGGCCCACCCGGACTGGCTGGGTAACGCACCCGAAAGCTGGTATTGGCGTGAGAACAACCGGGAAGTCATCTTTCAGCAGAAGCGCGAAGGTGAAGATATTCGTGATGTCTTCCGTCTGGATGTGGACAGTGGCGAGATCGAACAGGTCAAGCCCCGCGACATGGGGCGTATTGGCACGCCCGGGGGGGATCTGGACCGAAGCCAGCGCCGACTGGCCTTCGCCCGCAATGGTGATGTCTTCGTCAAGGCCCTCGACTCCGGCAAGCTGCGGCAACTTACCCGCAATGCCCAGGGCGCCACTGACGTGCGCTGGCTGGCGGATGATTTCCGCGTAACCTGGCGCAGCGGCCAGAGCTACTTCGCCTACGACCTGGAAAGCGGTCTGGTGGAGCAGCTGGCCGACATCCGTCTGGAGAAGGATCCACTGGCCGAGGAAGAGCGATTCGACTTCCTGGGTGATCAGCAGGCACGCCTGTTCACCACCCTGACCCGTGAGCGGGACTCGGAAACGGCGCGCCAGCGTCATGACCGCGAACTGGCCCGCCAGGACCGCAGCCGTCACCACCGGGTACATTTCCTGGGCGATGACATCCGCACGCCCGTTCAGAGCATCGCCCCCAGCGGCGACCAGATGCTGCTGGTGATCGAGCCGGCCAATCACGACGGTGGACGCAGCGGCACCATGCCCGCCTATGTCACCGAGAGCGGCTACGTGGAAGCCCGGGACGTGCGCACCCGGGTCGGCCAGAACCCGCCGGTGGGCCAGAAACTGTGGCTGCTGGACCTGGAAAGCGGTGAACGCCGGGAACTGGACCTGTCCGCCCTGCCCGGCATCGATCAGGATCCGCTGGCAGACCTTCGGCCCCAGGCCCTGGAATGGCATGTGGCCCACGGTGCCCCGCGGTATCAGGTGGAGCAGGCACTGAAGGCCCCGGATCAGCGTGACGTCCGCGTCATGGGCATCCGCTGGGATCGGGACAACAACCGGGCCGCCGTCATGCTGCGCGCCGTGGACAACAAGGACCGCTGGATCGCCGTGGTGGATCCCGAATCGGGCGACATGCGCAGCTGGCACCGCCTCACGGATCCGGCCTGGATCAACTGGGCCTTCAACGAGTTCGACTGGCTGCCCGATGGCAGCGGCCTGTGGTACCTGTCCGAGGAAAGCGGCTTCGCCCACCTCTACGTCAG encodes the following:
- a CDS encoding diguanylate cyclase, producing MNILVVDHSKVFRALWHRLVLQAGHEPIMVATGEEGMEVLAKRRVDLVCVSLTLPDTDGIEFCRQARKTRRGRHVPLILLTSTEDKQARMEAFEAGATDIHPKTDIEELFNQAARFIEEDERRISGRVLYVEDSSVVAHVMLRILERLGLEVDHFTSATEAYEAFGQHAYDLVVSDILVEGEMSGMGLVSRIREKFPDKARVPILAVSGMDDITRRMELFRLGVNDFISKPVVEEEVIARVSNLISNKQLFDQVRAQRRHLYELAMIDQLTGLYNRNSLAEFGNKAFAESNRHDFPLSLILIDVDHFKQINDTHGHLTGDEVLAAVGEMLKQNCRKEDFAVRFGGEELMLILPHCSLEDAIERAEGLRREIHELKPSGIELTASFGVTSRPLGVETAMEELFRVADKAVYQAKDAGRNRVVALRAEDHPAEVANG
- a CDS encoding M28 family metallopeptidase, giving the protein MLSRRLLMITPAAAGMILIVACGDTSRSAPEQLISEDKLHEHIAVLASDGFQGRAPATEGGRKTVAYLSEQLQALLLAPGNEGRYTQTVDMVSVRLGQEPELSLSGDGFSQTLRYGDEMMIWSPLQESDIEVSDSELVFVGYGSVAPEYDWDDYAGLDLEGKTVVMLVNDPGFASGDDALFNGRAMTYYGRWTYKFEEAARQGARGALIIHEDEAAGYGWEVVSGSWSGPQLALDHDGDDPQLALEGWLSLSAAEALFEASGHDLDALREAARQPGFEAVALDARARTRLENRFERSRSDNVIAYLPGSKRPDEAIIFTAHWDHLGVDEEDDSLIYNGAVDNASGTAAVLELARVFSEMDTAPERSIVFLLVTAEEQGLLGSRFYGENPVFPLSKTVAGINLDSMNVFGPTRDVTVVGYGNSALDEHLRRAAKAQGRHLRPEPHPERGYFYRSDHFSLARHGVPVLYPNPGIDHVERGVEFGEAWMADYQQNRYHRPADEYDPAWDLSGLALDTALVMRVALALANSKDWPNWQQDNEFRAIRDESRRAEKNH
- a CDS encoding prolyl oligopeptidase family serine peptidase is translated as MTDMRKRLAAIALAGLMALPAMLVADDKITLERIMAHPDWLGNAPESWYWRENNREVIFQQKREGEDIRDVFRLDVDSGEIEQVKPRDMGRIGTPGGDLDRSQRRLAFARNGDVFVKALDSGKLRQLTRNAQGATDVRWLADDFRVTWRSGQSYFAYDLESGLVEQLADIRLEKDPLAEEERFDFLGDQQARLFTTLTRERDSETARQRHDRELARQDRSRHHRVHFLGDDIRTPVQSIAPSGDQMLLVIEPANHDGGRSGTMPAYVTESGYVEARDVRTRVGQNPPVGQKLWLLDLESGERRELDLSALPGIDQDPLADLRPQALEWHVAHGAPRYQVEQALKAPDQRDVRVMGIRWDRDNNRAAVMLRAVDNKDRWIAVVDPESGDMRSWHRLTDPAWINWAFNEFDWLPDGSGLWYLSEESGFAHLYVSQRPNRSRALTEGRFKVNNIQLSRDGEWFYLRANAPHPGIYEIFRVPVAGGELEQLTELGGQNDYRLSPRGDRLIVEHANAMTPPELYGVKVGEPASATRLTHTVSEAFLERDWIAPKFVEVPSSHVNDPIHTRLYLPPDFDPEQEYPAVFFVHGAGYLQNAHQGWSNYFREFMFHSLLAHEGYVVMDMDYRASAGYGRDWRTAIYRQMGHPELEDHVDGVHWVIENYSVDPDRIGIYGGSYGGFMTFMALFREPGMFAAGAALRPVSDWAHYNHPYTSNILNTPLLDPMAFEKSSPIEFAEGLEAPLLITSGMLDDNVFYQDVVRLTQRLLELEKEDFENAMYPLEPHGFVHPEAWLDQYRRIYKLFDQHVR
- a CDS encoding trans-sulfuration enzyme family protein, with the translated sequence MDSPDDQGITRFETLAVHEGRQVDPVSGAVTPAIQPSTTFERDADGGYSRGHVYSRQSNPNRQQLETCLAALEGGQSALAFASGSAATMSILQLLRPGDHVLITDDAYHGSRHLLDTLFRQWGLQHDRVDTTDTEAVAAAIRPDTRLLWIESPSNPLQGLSDLEALGALASEHEIITVCDNTLASPVGQNPLRHGMDLVLHSSTKYLGGHSDLLGGAVIHRDNFAQAQALRDIQSAGGAVPSAFDCWLLLRSLSTLSVRVRAQADSARTLMERLDEHPAVETVFHAMHPNHPHRARAKQYLRGGGALFAFTVRGKADDAMRLVAATRLFTRATSLGGVESLIEHRASIEGPGTRTPDTLVRLSIGLEHVEDLWADLQQALEHIRKD